The proteins below are encoded in one region of Erinaceus europaeus chromosome 15, mEriEur2.1, whole genome shotgun sequence:
- the LITAF gene encoding lipopolysaccharide-induced tumor necrosis factor-alpha factor isoform X1, translating to MAAPGPYQVAVGPSAVPSAPPSYEETVGFHTHFPTPPPPGPTTGLMAGAPGKAMSSPTYYTQPAPQPSASPVAVQTVYVQQPVSFYDRPVQMCCPSCGKMTVTQMTYHSGTLTWLSCGSLCLLGCVAGCCFIPFCIDALQDVDHHCPNCKALLGTYKRL from the exons CAGGTGGCTGTGGGCCCCTCCGCGGTGCCCAGTGCGCCCCCATCCTACGAGGAGACCGTCGGTTTCCACACCCACTTCCCCACACCGCCCCCGCCGGGCCCGACCACGGGGCTGATGGCGGGCGCTCCCGGGAAGGCCATGTCCTCGCCCACCTACTACACGCAGCCTGCGCCCCAGCCCAGCGCCAGCCCAG TAGCTGTGCAGACGGTGTACGTGCAGCAGCCTGTGTCCTTCTACGACCGTCCAGTGCAGATGTGCTGCCCGTCCTGTGGGAAGATGACTGTCACACAGATGACCTACCACTCCGGGACCCTCACCTGGCTGTCTTGCGGGAGCCTGTGCCTGCTGGG GTGCGTGGCAGGCTGCTGCTTCATCCCCTTCTGCATAGATGCACTCCAGGACGTGGACCACCACTGCCCCAACTGCAAGGCACTCCTGGGCACCTACAAGCGCCTGTAG
- the LITAF gene encoding lipopolysaccharide-induced tumor necrosis factor-alpha factor isoform X2, with protein MAAPGPYQVAVGPSAVPSAPPSYEETVGFHTHFPTPPPPGPTTGLMAGAPGKAMSSPTYYTQPAPQPSASPAVQTVYVQQPVSFYDRPVQMCCPSCGKMTVTQMTYHSGTLTWLSCGSLCLLGCVAGCCFIPFCIDALQDVDHHCPNCKALLGTYKRL; from the exons CAGGTGGCTGTGGGCCCCTCCGCGGTGCCCAGTGCGCCCCCATCCTACGAGGAGACCGTCGGTTTCCACACCCACTTCCCCACACCGCCCCCGCCGGGCCCGACCACGGGGCTGATGGCGGGCGCTCCCGGGAAGGCCATGTCCTCGCCCACCTACTACACGCAGCCTGCGCCCCAGCCCAGCGCCAGCCCAG CTGTGCAGACGGTGTACGTGCAGCAGCCTGTGTCCTTCTACGACCGTCCAGTGCAGATGTGCTGCCCGTCCTGTGGGAAGATGACTGTCACACAGATGACCTACCACTCCGGGACCCTCACCTGGCTGTCTTGCGGGAGCCTGTGCCTGCTGGG GTGCGTGGCAGGCTGCTGCTTCATCCCCTTCTGCATAGATGCACTCCAGGACGTGGACCACCACTGCCCCAACTGCAAGGCACTCCTGGGCACCTACAAGCGCCTGTAG